The proteins below come from a single Bacteroidales bacterium genomic window:
- a CDS encoding DUF4835 family protein, with protein MKKKAFYLAVLFVLIQFSGIAQEFRCNVQILSSQIQGTNKQVFKTLQEDVYEFMNTRIWTEDEFSNQERIECKILINLQNRSGDQFSGSLTVSSRRPVFNSSYNTSLFSYKDTDIQFRYQENEPLEFDINEFKSNLTSILAYYAYIIIGLDYDSFELKGGTPYFQRAQQIVSNAQNASGSGWKAYESRRNRYWLVENILNNEYEEVREFIYQYHRQGLDKMHDNVSMARAEISESLELLQEVHRQEPDPHMFFMKLVVESKSNEFVNVFSESPMDESERVYKILAEIDPSHSERYEKITQ; from the coding sequence ATGAAAAAGAAGGCATTTTATTTGGCAGTTTTATTTGTTCTGATCCAGTTTTCAGGAATTGCCCAGGAATTTAGATGCAATGTTCAGATTCTTTCCAGTCAGATACAGGGCACCAATAAGCAGGTGTTTAAAACTTTGCAGGAGGATGTGTATGAGTTTATGAATACCCGGATATGGACGGAAGATGAGTTCTCCAATCAAGAACGCATCGAATGTAAGATATTGATCAATCTGCAAAACCGTTCGGGAGATCAGTTCAGCGGCTCCCTGACAGTGAGTTCCCGGAGACCTGTGTTTAATTCTTCCTATAACACCTCACTTTTTAGCTACAAGGACACTGATATTCAATTCAGATACCAGGAGAACGAACCCCTGGAGTTTGATATAAATGAATTTAAATCGAATCTTACTTCCATTCTGGCTTATTATGCCTATATCATTATAGGCCTGGACTATGATTCTTTTGAATTGAAAGGAGGAACGCCCTATTTTCAAAGGGCACAGCAGATTGTGAGCAATGCACAGAATGCATCCGGATCGGGATGGAAGGCTTATGAAAGCAGAAGAAACCGGTATTGGCTTGTGGAGAATATACTGAACAATGAGTACGAAGAAGTAAGGGAATTCATATATCAATATCATAGACAGGGGCTTGATAAAATGCATGATAATGTTTCCATGGCAAGAGCTGAAATTTCGGAAAGTTTAGAGCTGTTGCAGGAGGTGCATCGGCAGGAGCCTGATCCCCATATGTTTTTCATGAAATTGGTTGTCGAGTCCAAATCAAATGAGTTCGTGAATGTATTTTCAGAATCCCCCATGGATGAGTCGGAAAGGGTATATAAAATCCTGGCAGAGATAGATCCCTCCCATAGCGAAAGATATGAAAAAATTACGCAGTAG